One stretch of Leptospira hartskeerlii DNA includes these proteins:
- a CDS encoding SufB/SufD family protein, whose translation MLLAESISEYIKEKKEPFILTEFRTNAEKLLNVAVFPDSSLESWRKISLSNFKISEYTKVCPDSAVTVSGNAKVTKLQDLPSEKLSEVLKKVGPAVSFYSKEWFPLFVFSRFTHAYYIQLGSDHSSFPEIKVECKDGNIILPLLIVDAFPGAKSNFLERWESPSQKDLLLMSGVTVLLTPPNGDFQYSSLENLGDSTFHFRATYGVQEKDSKFHATLASWGGYKGKSFYDTNVAGKGCWTRYVGLSPLKAREFQDTEVRILHSESHAQSSILYRTVVREKAHHVFTGNLHIPSHCKDVGAIQINNNLLLDRTARAESIPKLEVFADSVKCEHGATVGEIDEEQLFYLASRGISEEEARKMIVEGFLNEVVREFPSETVREELSSMIESRMLGE comes from the coding sequence ATGCTTTTGGCGGAATCTATTTCGGAGTATATCAAGGAGAAGAAGGAGCCTTTCATTCTTACAGAATTCCGTACTAACGCCGAAAAACTTTTGAACGTCGCCGTATTCCCTGATTCTTCTCTTGAATCGTGGAGAAAGATCAGTCTTTCTAATTTTAAAATTTCAGAATATACCAAAGTTTGTCCTGATTCCGCCGTAACTGTTTCCGGAAATGCAAAGGTTACTAAGTTACAGGATCTTCCTTCAGAAAAACTTTCGGAAGTCTTAAAGAAAGTCGGACCAGCAGTTTCGTTTTATTCTAAAGAATGGTTTCCACTTTTTGTATTTTCCAGGTTCACTCACGCGTATTACATACAACTTGGTTCAGACCATTCTTCTTTTCCTGAGATCAAAGTTGAATGTAAGGATGGAAATATCATTCTTCCACTTCTGATCGTAGATGCTTTTCCGGGAGCAAAATCTAATTTTCTGGAAAGATGGGAATCACCTTCTCAGAAAGATCTGCTTTTAATGAGTGGAGTCACCGTTCTTCTTACTCCTCCTAATGGAGATTTTCAATATTCCAGTTTGGAGAATCTGGGGGATTCTACTTTTCATTTTAGAGCTACTTACGGAGTTCAAGAGAAGGATTCCAAATTTCATGCGACTCTTGCTTCTTGGGGCGGATATAAGGGTAAATCATTCTATGATACGAATGTCGCCGGCAAAGGGTGTTGGACACGTTATGTGGGACTTTCTCCTTTAAAAGCGAGAGAATTCCAAGACACGGAAGTTCGCATTCTTCATTCTGAAAGCCATGCGCAAAGTTCTATTTTGTATCGCACAGTCGTAAGAGAGAAGGCACATCATGTTTTTACAGGGAACCTTCATATACCTTCTCATTGTAAAGATGTGGGTGCGATCCAGATTAATAATAACCTTCTCCTGGACAGAACTGCAAGAGCAGAATCTATTCCTAAATTAGAAGTATTCGCTGACAGTGTAAAATGTGAACACGGTGCCACAGTCGGAGAAATAGACGAAGAGCAATTATTCTACTTAGCGTCCCGAGGTATCTCGGAAGAAGAAGCTCGCAAAATGATCGTAGAAGGTTTTTTGAACGAAGTTGTCCGAGAATTTCCTTCTGAAACAGTTCGCGAAGAATTATCTTCTATGATAGAATCTAGGATGTTGGGCGAGTAA
- a CDS encoding Rieske (2Fe-2S) protein, giving the protein MGEFQKLAKLSDLKEGEVFVAETRYHRVGLTRLGDEVCAFADICTHDGEDISTGDLEGDVIVCPRHSAKFNIRTGKVLCMPAVEDLPVYKTRIVGDEVEVELED; this is encoded by the coding sequence ATGGGCGAATTTCAGAAACTAGCGAAACTTTCCGATCTGAAAGAAGGAGAGGTATTCGTTGCAGAAACCCGTTACCACAGGGTAGGATTGACTAGACTGGGGGACGAAGTCTGTGCATTCGCGGATATTTGCACCCATGATGGTGAGGATATTTCGACAGGAGATTTGGAAGGGGACGTAATTGTTTGTCCAAGACATTCCGCAAAGTTTAATATCCGCACCGGAAAGGTACTTTGTATGCCTGCGGTAGAAGATTTGCCAGTCTATAAGACTAGAATCGTGGGTGACGAAGTCGAAGTAGAGTTAGAGGATTGA
- a CDS encoding cysteine desulfurase, producing the protein MSFDLEKIRGDFPILSTQMNGKPLVFLDSAASSQKPKSVIDTIRKYYEAENANIHRGVYYLSQKATEKYEMARIKTSRFIGAACAKVVIFTRNTTESINLVAQSWGRTNIHEGDEIVLTELEHHSNLVPWQMLAQEKQAVLKFIPLNQDSTLDLSNLDEIITERVKLVALAQMSNVTGTIHDLSAIVRRAREVGAKVLIDGAQGICHLPTNVQKEDFDFYAFSAHKMLGPTGVGILYAKEEILDTMPPWMGGGDMISKVWKDKSTYADLPARLEAGTPNISGVIGFGAALEYLESIGMQEIRNHELELLQYALDRLEDFGGLELYGTNDLSKRGGVISFNFPGVHPHDVGSILDEEGIAIRVGHHCAQPFMDFKGIAGTCRASFYLYNTKEDVDSLLVGLKKVKEIFGRVLKR; encoded by the coding sequence TTGAGTTTTGATCTCGAAAAGATACGCGGAGATTTTCCGATTCTATCTACTCAGATGAATGGCAAGCCCTTGGTGTTTCTGGATAGCGCCGCCAGTTCTCAAAAGCCTAAATCTGTTATAGATACTATTCGTAAATATTATGAAGCGGAGAATGCGAACATTCACCGTGGAGTGTATTATCTTTCCCAAAAGGCCACCGAAAAATATGAGATGGCTCGTATTAAAACTTCCCGATTCATTGGAGCTGCTTGCGCTAAAGTAGTTATATTTACTCGTAATACTACCGAATCCATTAACTTAGTCGCGCAGTCTTGGGGACGCACCAATATCCACGAAGGTGATGAGATCGTTCTCACCGAATTAGAGCACCATTCTAATTTGGTTCCTTGGCAGATGTTGGCTCAGGAAAAACAAGCAGTCCTAAAATTTATTCCTCTCAACCAAGATTCAACTCTGGATCTTAGTAATCTAGACGAAATCATTACCGAAAGAGTAAAGTTAGTCGCTCTTGCTCAGATGTCCAATGTAACAGGAACTATTCATGATCTTTCCGCGATCGTTCGTAGAGCAAGAGAAGTCGGAGCAAAAGTGCTGATAGACGGTGCTCAAGGGATCTGTCATCTTCCTACAAACGTTCAAAAAGAAGATTTTGATTTTTATGCATTTTCAGCTCATAAGATGCTTGGACCAACCGGTGTTGGGATCCTTTATGCTAAGGAAGAGATCTTAGATACGATGCCTCCTTGGATGGGAGGGGGAGATATGATCTCCAAGGTCTGGAAGGATAAATCTACTTACGCGGATCTTCCTGCGAGATTAGAAGCCGGAACCCCGAATATTTCCGGAGTCATCGGATTTGGAGCTGCTCTGGAATATTTGGAATCTATAGGAATGCAGGAAATCAGAAACCACGAGTTGGAGCTCCTACAATATGCTTTAGATCGATTAGAAGATTTCGGTGGTTTGGAACTTTATGGAACAAACGATCTAAGTAAAAGAGGTGGAGTGATCTCCTTCAATTTCCCTGGAGTCCATCCTCACGACGTAGGTTCCATTTTGGACGAAGAAGGGATCGCAATCCGAGTGGGACATCATTGCGCCCAACCGTTTATGGACTTCAAAGGGATCGCAGGCACCTGCCGCGCTTCTTTCTATCTTTATAATACCAAAGAAGACGTAGATTCTCTTTTGGTAGGTCTAAAGAAAGTGAAGGAGATTTTCGGCCGTGTCCTTAAGCGATAG
- the sufU gene encoding Fe-S cluster assembly sulfur transfer protein SufU, whose product MSLSDSLYQEVLLDHYQNPRHHGKMEHSDLHQEGVNPLCGDEVELFLKLNGDIISEISFVGKGCSISQASASMLTDSLYGKTISEAKSLIHEFKGMLLEDKLPNFSEDYEDLESMEAVKKIPARIKCATLAWNTLEKAIGK is encoded by the coding sequence GTGTCCTTAAGCGATAGTCTTTACCAAGAAGTACTACTCGATCATTACCAAAATCCAAGACATCATGGAAAGATGGAACACTCCGATCTCCATCAAGAAGGGGTCAATCCTCTCTGTGGTGACGAAGTAGAACTATTCCTAAAATTGAACGGAGATATTATCTCTGAGATCAGTTTTGTTGGGAAGGGTTGTTCTATCTCTCAAGCTTCCGCTTCTATGCTGACCGATAGCCTTTACGGTAAGACAATCTCAGAAGCAAAATCACTTATACATGAATTTAAAGGAATGCTTTTAGAAGATAAGCTCCCGAATTTTTCGGAGGACTATGAAGATCTAGAATCTATGGAAGCGGTAAAGAAGATTCCGGCACGTATTAAATGTGCGACACTTGCTTGGAATACTTTAGAAAAGGCGATCGGAAAGTAA
- a CDS encoding type II toxin-antitoxin system Phd/YefM family antitoxin produces MRAVGIKDLKNNLSSFLDFVRGGETVLILDRNHPIAEIKKFDQKSDLTKQYLEEAVASNSIIPAKNQKGINIPKSLLLNAGMKTKVSTAWKEAYRADRD; encoded by the coding sequence ATGAGAGCGGTAGGGATCAAAGATCTTAAAAATAATCTGAGCAGTTTTCTGGACTTTGTGCGAGGCGGGGAGACCGTTCTCATTTTGGACAGAAATCATCCTATCGCAGAGATCAAAAAATTCGACCAAAAATCGGATCTCACCAAACAATATTTAGAAGAAGCAGTCGCTTCTAATTCTATTATTCCTGCTAAAAATCAGAAAGGAATCAATATTCCAAAATCTTTATTGTTAAATGCTGGAATGAAAACCAAAGTCTCTACAGCTTGGAAGGAGGCTTACCGAGCGGACAGGGATTAA
- a CDS encoding PIN domain-containing protein produces the protein MVLYIDTSLLLNILYAEAGYEDHLDYFNRSDLKFGSILLEIESFRSLHFTYSKEGKHLPKNWFKDSEKFLGEFISQINLKNLDDDIRTEIRKNKDVLELKSLDATHLATALHIRKSISDDLILCSMDEKFRSVAKKLGFKLYPKR, from the coding sequence ATGGTCTTATATATAGATACTAGTCTTCTATTAAATATTCTTTATGCAGAGGCCGGTTACGAAGATCATTTGGATTATTTTAACAGATCGGATCTCAAGTTTGGTTCTATCTTACTTGAGATAGAAAGTTTTAGAAGTTTACATTTCACCTATTCTAAAGAAGGCAAACATTTGCCTAAAAATTGGTTCAAAGATTCGGAAAAATTTTTGGGAGAATTTATTTCTCAAATCAATTTGAAAAATCTGGATGATGATATTCGAACAGAGATCCGAAAGAACAAGGATGTTTTAGAACTTAAATCCTTGGATGCAACTCATCTTGCCACAGCATTACATATCCGAAAGTCCATCTCTGACGATCTAATCCTTTGTTCTATGGATGAAAAATTCAGATCTGTGGCTAAAAAGCTGGGTTTTAAATTATATCCAAAAAGATAA
- a CDS encoding GyrI-like domain-containing protein yields MDIGYGSHEAFTRAFRDQFSITPEQLKSQGHLGNVNLVEAITLNAEPIPKIDPPRFETIPPRMFAGIVEHYDCQMPAGIPNQWQSFGAYLGNIPSQVGDAAYGVCYNFDAEGNFDYMCGVEVSNSTGLPKEFQVLKIPSQKYAVFTHKGHIAGIRATFAAAGKWFPDSGVRPFEGANLERYGKEFNPITGMGGLEIWIPVAD; encoded by the coding sequence TTGGATATTGGTTATGGATCTCACGAAGCATTTACTCGAGCTTTTAGGGATCAATTTTCAATTACTCCGGAACAGCTCAAGTCCCAGGGTCATCTTGGTAATGTGAACTTAGTGGAGGCTATCACCTTGAACGCAGAACCAATTCCTAAAATCGATCCACCCAGATTCGAAACTATCCCGCCCAGAATGTTTGCAGGTATTGTAGAACATTATGATTGCCAGATGCCTGCAGGAATCCCAAACCAATGGCAAAGTTTCGGAGCTTATCTCGGAAACATTCCTTCTCAAGTCGGAGATGCCGCTTACGGAGTTTGTTATAATTTCGATGCGGAAGGAAACTTCGATTATATGTGCGGTGTAGAAGTTTCCAATTCTACCGGATTACCAAAGGAGTTTCAGGTATTAAAAATACCATCTCAGAAATACGCGGTATTCACTCATAAAGGTCATATCGCTGGGATCAGAGCGACTTTTGCTGCAGCAGGCAAATGGTTTCCTGATTCTGGAGTAAGACCTTTCGAAGGTGCGAATCTAGAAAGATACGGTAAAGAATTTAATCCGATCACCGGGATGGGCGGATTGGAAATTTGGATCCCAGTAGCAGATTAA
- the chrA gene encoding chromate efflux transporter: MKEVFFTFLKLGMISFGGPTAHLAYFYQEFVIRRKWISEEIYKELLAVCQFLPGPASSQLGICIGTLRSGWKAGCLAWIGFTLPSILLMIGFAILLKSNIVPDLKWIHGLKLVAASVVAHAILTMWKNSKSHPYKIYMVIGSAIIALVFSGAFTQLIVILIGAAIGYFLFKEESDLPYVSVSFSIPKKIAFWSLGSFLLLLLLLPLLRSFTGSLSFGIVDSFYRSGALVFGGGHVVLPLLENEVVRQGWIGKEEFLAGYGAAQAMPGPLFTFASYIGYMISGPGGTILSTTFIFLPSFLLVFGFFPLWEKIRNYPKMRTVIDAIQFSALGILLSAFCTPVLTSSIYSAYDLFVFCSLFALMVFLKVPNWLILIIGLIAPFLNPF, encoded by the coding sequence ATGAAAGAAGTATTTTTCACTTTTTTGAAACTGGGCATGATCTCTTTTGGAGGGCCCACTGCACACTTAGCTTATTTCTATCAAGAATTCGTAATTCGAAGGAAATGGATTTCCGAGGAAATTTATAAAGAACTGTTGGCGGTTTGCCAATTTCTTCCCGGCCCTGCAAGTAGTCAATTGGGGATCTGTATCGGTACTTTGCGTTCCGGTTGGAAAGCTGGATGTTTAGCTTGGATCGGATTTACCCTTCCTTCTATCTTATTGATGATCGGTTTTGCAATTTTATTAAAATCGAATATAGTTCCGGATCTAAAATGGATCCATGGTTTAAAATTAGTCGCAGCTTCAGTCGTTGCACACGCAATTTTGACAATGTGGAAAAATTCGAAGAGCCATCCTTATAAGATCTATATGGTTATAGGTTCTGCGATTATTGCTTTAGTTTTTTCGGGCGCATTTACTCAGCTGATCGTAATTTTGATCGGAGCCGCCATCGGATATTTTCTATTTAAAGAAGAATCGGATCTTCCTTATGTTTCCGTTTCTTTTTCGATTCCGAAAAAGATCGCATTTTGGTCCTTAGGGTCTTTTTTGCTCCTTCTTTTATTATTACCTTTATTAAGGTCGTTTACCGGTTCATTGTCATTCGGAATTGTAGATTCGTTTTATAGATCCGGCGCTTTGGTTTTTGGTGGAGGACATGTGGTCCTCCCTTTGCTGGAAAATGAAGTAGTAAGACAAGGTTGGATCGGAAAAGAAGAATTTTTAGCAGGATACGGTGCTGCCCAAGCCATGCCTGGTCCATTGTTTACTTTTGCCTCCTATATAGGTTACATGATCTCCGGTCCCGGTGGGACAATCCTTTCTACCACTTTTATATTTCTTCCTTCTTTTCTTTTGGTCTTTGGATTCTTTCCTCTTTGGGAGAAAATACGAAATTATCCCAAAATGAGAACTGTGATAGATGCGATCCAGTTTTCCGCTTTGGGAATTTTATTGTCCGCATTCTGCACTCCTGTTTTGACTTCTTCCATATATTCTGCTTACGATCTTTTCGTATTTTGCTCATTGTTTGCTTTAATGGTTTTTTTGAAAGTCCCGAATTGGTTGATCTTGATCATAGGCTTAATCGCTCCATTTTTAAATCCGTTCTGA
- a CDS encoding metal-sulfur cluster assembly factor, protein MQLLEQPTQEIEKRVYAEIHRVEDPEIGISVAELGLIYKIQVEGDKARIEMTYTSMACPAGPQMKKDIQDNALRVEGINSVDVEVVWTPKWDPRAMASEEAKMDLGIFDY, encoded by the coding sequence ATGCAATTATTAGAACAACCAACTCAAGAGATCGAAAAAAGGGTCTACGCTGAGATCCATCGGGTGGAAGATCCGGAGATAGGGATTTCCGTAGCGGAGTTAGGTCTGATCTATAAGATCCAGGTAGAAGGTGATAAAGCCAGGATCGAAATGACTTATACTTCTATGGCTTGTCCCGCAGGTCCTCAAATGAAAAAGGATATCCAAGACAATGCTCTTAGAGTCGAAGGTATCAACTCTGTAGATGTAGAAGTGGTTTGGACACCTAAATGGGACCCAAGGGCAATGGCTTCCGAAGAAGCTAAAATGGATCTTGGGATATTCGACTATTAA
- a CDS encoding ATP-binding cassette domain-containing protein, which yields MSLTVDIQKKLFDGNRKFELDVRFEFSGEFQVLYGPSGAGKSLTLRALAGLLKPDSGRISFANTVYFDSSSKKYIPPQKRNLGYVPQSYGLFPHLTVRKNIEFGLNKFFRVTTSKRDKETVSYLMNLFEIEETSESYPKHLSGGQKQRVAIARALARDPKILLLDEPFAALHTDLRQKMREELKSLRKKIAMPILLISHDPKDLEYFGTSPLYMEDGKIISNLS from the coding sequence ATGTCTTTAACCGTAGATATCCAAAAAAAACTATTTGATGGAAATCGAAAATTCGAGCTGGATGTCCGGTTTGAATTTTCGGGAGAATTCCAAGTATTATACGGTCCATCCGGAGCAGGAAAAAGTCTCACCTTACGCGCATTAGCCGGACTCTTAAAACCGGATTCAGGGAGAATATCTTTTGCAAATACTGTCTATTTCGATTCTTCTTCCAAAAAATATATTCCACCTCAAAAAAGGAATCTAGGCTATGTTCCTCAAAGTTATGGACTATTTCCTCACCTCACTGTCCGAAAGAATATAGAATTCGGATTAAACAAATTCTTTCGAGTTACGACGAGTAAAAGAGATAAAGAAACGGTTTCTTATCTAATGAATTTATTCGAGATAGAAGAAACTTCTGAAAGTTATCCGAAACACCTTTCGGGCGGCCAAAAACAAAGAGTAGCGATCGCAAGAGCGCTTGCAAGAGACCCTAAAATTTTACTTTTAGATGAACCATTTGCGGCGCTTCATACGGACCTAAGGCAGAAGATGAGAGAAGAATTAAAAAGTTTAAGAAAGAAGATAGCAATGCCCATTCTTCTAATCTCTCATGATCCGAAGGACCTGGAATATTTTGGGACTTCTCCTCTTTATATGGAAGATGGAAAGATAATCAGCAATCTTTCTTAA
- the modA gene encoding molybdate ABC transporter substrate-binding protein has product MIKKLYILLPALFLLIQSSSYSQEKEKEITISAASSLTDVLKELGTTFKQKTGIKAVFNFGSSGSLYQQIEKGAPVDVFISADQDIVDKGIKSEVLESSSKVILLKNTLVLIQPKSSELKIKKLEDLKSPEIKKIAIGNPNSVPAGKYAEEVLAKNNLNISLKEKFIPAENVRQVLDYVGREEVEVGFVYVTDAAIAESKVKIALTLSRHKPILYPGILATGTKNSAEAKSFLEFLKKSPEAKETFLKYKFILP; this is encoded by the coding sequence ATGATTAAAAAATTATATATTTTACTCCCCGCCTTATTTCTACTCATCCAATCTTCTTCCTACTCACAAGAGAAGGAAAAGGAGATCACCATCTCTGCCGCTTCTAGCTTAACCGATGTGTTAAAAGAACTTGGGACCACATTCAAACAAAAAACAGGGATCAAAGCGGTATTCAATTTCGGATCTTCCGGAAGTTTATACCAGCAAATAGAAAAAGGTGCCCCGGTAGATGTTTTCATCTCTGCAGACCAAGACATCGTAGATAAAGGGATCAAATCAGAAGTTTTAGAATCTTCTTCAAAAGTGATCTTACTCAAAAATACTTTGGTACTCATCCAACCTAAGAGCAGCGAGCTTAAGATCAAAAAATTAGAAGACCTTAAATCACCTGAAATCAAAAAGATCGCGATCGGAAATCCAAATTCTGTTCCTGCTGGAAAATATGCTGAAGAAGTTCTGGCCAAGAATAACTTAAACATTTCTCTGAAAGAAAAATTTATCCCTGCAGAAAACGTGAGACAGGTCTTAGATTATGTGGGAAGAGAAGAAGTGGAAGTCGGATTTGTATACGTTACTGATGCAGCGATCGCAGAATCCAAAGTTAAGATCGCTCTTACATTAAGCAGACACAAACCGATCTTATATCCTGGAATTTTAGCAACCGGGACCAAAAATTCAGCGGAAGCAAAATCCTTCTTGGAATTCTTAAAAAAATCTCCAGAAGCCAAAGAAACATTTCTAAAATATAAATTTATACTTCCTTAA